GAGTAGCTTTAGAGCGCGCTCTTCGGGGATCTCATCGGATCGTAGAGAAGATTCGGTGTCCGAGTCGGAGTCGTAATCGTAGCCAAGGGCCAGCAGTCGCTCACGCTGGGTAAACGGCCTTGAAGTGTTTTGCCGCGATTTTTGTACAGCTGGAGGCACTCCCACAACGGATGCTTCGTCATCACCCATTTCAGATACATCCGTTGGAGTCATCGGCATCTCGGGCCATTTGGGTGTAGCGAGACTTTCCGTTTCATTGAAAAGCCCTGGAAGGCTCTTGCCATCGTCACCAAATCCCTGGTCACTGAATAAAAGAGCTTCACCGTCCCGGCCTAGGCGTCTCTGCTTGCCGCGGAAGGAATCAGCATCCGAGTCTGATATGCTGGTAGCATCATAGCTGCTGCTAACGCTGAGACCTCCGTGGCGATGAGTCGGGGATAGCGGATTGAAACTGGGCTGCTCCTCCGATGGTGTGGCCGGTGATATAAAGATGGATTCGGCACCAGAGTCGTCCTCTTTTCCGGTAAACTCGGGGGCCACAGGGCTTCCGCCGGCTCGAGATTGAAGTTTGTGGGAAGAGCCTCCAAAGAATGTCATATCATTGAATAGCGAGTTGTGGGGTATGTCAATCGAGGTATCTGCTGTGCGAATACTGCGACTGCCAGTAAGCTGATTGCTGGAGAAGTCAGATTGAACAAATGATGAGACTGACCCCCGCTTGCCAAACGTGCGTATAGAAGGGGGTGGTCTCTCAGTGTTTTCCAACTGAAGATTGCCAGAGCTACCAAAGGTAAATGAAGGCGCATATTCTGAGTTCGACTCAATTGCGTCGTCCCAAGTGGAGGTGGCCGGGGGGAGATGATCGCCCGCGTGTCTGTTGAACCGGCTCCAGTCATTTTCGACTCTATGGCGAAAGCTGTGCAGCTGGTTGGGTGAAGTCGGCGTCTTGGCGCGCTGTTGATACAGCTGCTTAGATCGGTCGGAAGGAGGCGGCACAAGAGAGTTTAGATGTTCTCGAGCTGAGCGAACTGACCCTGGCAAGGTCCCAGAAAGAACCTTGCCGCTAGGCATACTATACTGCCTAGGTTTGTAGCGAGGAACACCGGGTGGAGAGGCAGAGCGAAGTTCTGGAGAGAATGCGCTGCCCTCATCTCGCATATAACGACCGTCCGCTGTCCTTGGGGCCTGCTGCGGCGTGGACGAACGGCTGCCACTGATGGAAATCTGACCATATGAGCTTTTTGACTGGAGTCGGTGGTCATGGACATCGAAATCTGCCCTTGCAGGGCTGAGTTTCCCCCTTGACATTGGACGGCCATTGACAGTTTGCCGAGAGGACGAACGGATGCTGGGTTCAATCCTAGGAGAAGGCAAGTCTCTATAGCGATCAGGGATCGGCGGAACCGCATACGCGTTTCTAGAGGAGCTAGCTGTAGAAGCACTACCTCGTGGGCGATATGGAAGCGTCGTGCCAGTCACGGCAGGTTGAATATTTCTGTCGGCAACGTCCTCACCATATTCACGGGAACCAGATGCTTGAAGCCTTGACCTAAAGTCGTAAGGTTTAAACTCCCCTTGAGCATCCAGAATATCGACAAAAGCCGAAGAGCGTCGACGTGGGAGTGAGAAATTCGGTGTCAAGGGTGTAAGTCGTTCAATCGTGCTACGACTTTGTGGTCGTTCGCGGTCGTCATATTTTGGGATACTGCTCAATGCTAAGGGAGCTATGGATTCTTTGGGACTTCGACCGGTGGCCTTGAGCGGAAGCTGAGGTTGTGGAACCTCGGAATCTTTTGGATTTGTTCTCGGTCGCCCCTCAGTCACCCCTACAAGCCGAGGCTTGAGCAGTCGCTGAGATGGGTCTGGTGTTCTCGTTCCGTTTTCACGACTGGCTATGATGCCTATAACAGCTGTTAGAAGGCTACACATAAGACTATTGAATGAAACGCTTGTGGATAAAGACAAACCTCGAGCATGTGGAGAGGGAGCCTGGCTCTTCTGAGGAGACGTTGCGTCCACAGACGGCCGTTTGCCCAAGAAATCGAGAAGACCCATGATGGCTGCCCTAGAATTGGCTGGCTAGGCCATacggcaaaagcaaagaacaGCTTTTCAGAAGGGAAgtttccctcttttcccgCTTTCGCCGTTGTAGTCGTAAAGCAAACTCAACTCGCTGCGGccgctctctctttttcacGGCTCTGGAGAGAGGTAAAGAATTAGTTGCTTAGTTGAAAGTATGCAGAGCGAGTGACGGTGACTGGAGAAAGGAATTGGGAGCAATAAGGATATTAATAGGTGTACAAGACAAAGTctagagaaaagaaaatgcgGAGGATAtaaatgaagaggaggaaaagatggaactgggagaaggagaaaagagtcAAGTCCGTCTAAAGATATCTGGGGGAGACTAACAGACAAGCACCAGGGCCCAGCACAGGTATAAAAGATTGACCTACCTTACCCAGGCACTCAGGCACCCCACTGGCGTGTGCGGGCAGGGGTGTGTGCAAGCTGGCTGCACAGAGTTGCACGGAGCAGAGCAGCGATCCCAGCAGCTACGAGCACAGCTTGATGGTGTGGATGGTGGATGGACGCCTTGACCCCTTCGAGTACCCGCCAAGTAATCTGGCCGGCGAcgtgatgaagaagagaaggccGGTGATTGATCATGGCCCGAGTGAGATGGACAGGCATTCCTTGTTCGGGGGAAACACTGTGAGAGCTGAATGCTGGCTCGCTTCTGTACGAGTGCTGCTACTATCACTAGCAAGTAAGTTTCTGCACTGCTGCGTCATGGTGGGAGGCAGTGAAACATGAAGATGCGGGAGACGGCACATACCACTACAGTACGCTGAGATTACACTCGTTGACGCGCGAAGCCGCTGTAGAGCCCAGTATCGCCCTGCCCTGACCAGACCAGAATACCCCTGACCCGTCGAGAAAGAAGTGAAGACGCCGTCGCCGCCACAATGACGACCATCGAGCACCAGCAGCCCGCACTACCGCTAGACGCAACTCCATTCTCCGTTCTTGCAGATTGATGGCCCCGCCGACGGCAAACTGGCGCtgaaaacaaaggaaaccttgatgagctcgagTCTAAGCCCAGGTCTAAGGCGTGATGGACGAAAGACGCAAGTGGTAGCCGAGATCGGTAGGGATTAGACAAACAGAGCCGGGCcgagagagcgagaagagctgaaagatTCCATGGACggcgatggatggatggacgaTGCGATGCGGACAGGGGTGGCTCCGATATGGTAAGAGGCGTTTGGTGAGATGGAGCCGCCTAAGCAAAGCAACGACCAGGttggttgaagaggagaaaatcTTGGGTCGAGGACCAGGGTTGAGgagtggaggagatgagcGCAAAGTACGGCGGTGGTCACCGAGAGGTACAAGGATCTGGTGGGCGGTGGTGCCCTGCAGCCCCGTATCCTCAGCTGGCCGATCAGGTACCAGGTAGTAGTGAAAACAGTGCTAAGGTTCTATCTGGAAAAAGCAACATTGCATCCCTGTTTACGCAATCTTGAGTACGAGATTGAGATGGCGATTGCTTATTTATGACCGATCCTTTGGAAGAAGTTTAAGCGTCTATTACAGAGTAATGACAATACATCTATGGCATTCAATGAAATTACCTGATACCTAGTAGTTGAGGGTAATGACCTGGTTATCTTccattgatggcttcttctacAAAGCACTTACAGTAGGTCAGGTACTTCTTGGTAGCCCGAGCCATCTGCAAGGGCTCAACACTTGACATGCAGGTACAAATTCTGGCCCACACTGACACAACATGCCCCTTCACTCGTATCTACTCTATTTGACAACCATGTCCAGATCGTCAGCAACTCAGTCACATGAGAAAAATGTTCAATCTAATCGCAACAGAATTAAATGGAAAAGAGGATACATCTTTGATTACCTGTGAGTTTACCTAATGTAGGTTTTTGGCAGGTGTTGGTGGATTACAATTTGCGCCAATCCACATGTGTCTCAGCTGTCAACTCCCAGCGCCCAAAGCCCTAAAAGCGCCGCCGACGAGCCAGAATCTGGGGCATTTAGCACTTGAGCGGTGCTGAGCGTCAGTGGGGACCCGGCGATCTCACCTCACTGCACCTGCCTGAGCCCGCCCGGCTAAAACGAAAAACACTGGAGCTCCATCCAATGCAGGTGTCCAGTCACAGTCACAAACTTGATCCATTCTTCCACCACAGCGAGGTAATCATCGTCATTGCCTTTGTTCTGCGCTCTTCCTTTCAAGTCTGGTGCCATTTTCTGTGGCGTCTCTAGACAAACGACAAAGTTTGACAAGCCGGCATGAAGGCTTTCAACGGATCGATGGCAATACCGACACATTCCCGATCCACGATGTTGAAGACGGTGGCAGCTTATGATCAACATCCACCACTCACTCTGCGCTTATCTCTACTAATATGTTCCGCATCATGTGGGTATGGACATATGCGGGAAAACGACATTCCTGTGGGGAGAGTGCGGTAGTCATCTAACGCAGTGTTCAGCCCAGGTAACAGCCATCAATTAAATCGTTCTGTCGGCCGCACCGTCCAAGCCATAAACCCGATACCGTGGGTAAAACAGCATCAAGTCTAAGTCGCTGGTGAGATTGAACAATagacagagacagacagGTCCAGTGTGCCGTGATCACACGGACACAGTCACAGCTCCGCACTTTGTCTGACATGACAAACGAcaactccatcatcattACAGGTGGTGCTACTATGTCCTTTTAGCTCTGCCTCTGTTTGCCCGCCATGGACGGTGAATACTAGCAGAGGTGGTGTGGCCGATTCGGACAGCCGCTTTCTTGAGTCGACGCTTTCATcagcccatctccagccgTCTCTGCTACTTCGACCGTGCACCTCCAAGCCCACCGGTAGGGCATCGGGAGGGACAGACAACTTCACTCCACTGCGGCAGGGCACAGACTGGATACTGTACTACTGTAAGTCGACAAGTCTTACGGCGAGTCAACTTGACTACTAGCACATATGAATTGTCGGGATTGTCGATCGAAGAGGCCCCACAGAGCATCATCTCAATTGCTCCCGGTGACAAACGAAGCCCAGTGGAAAGCATTGAGGCATTGCCAAGCAGAGAGGTTTGCAGAGCACTGCTGCTATCCGCTCTGCCCCTGGCCAAAGCGTGGCAACCCGCTCCGAAACAAGAGGCTTTGTCTGGAGATGGAATGGATCCCACCGCCTGAGGTACTCTGGGGTATGATCCCGACAGCACCACCATTCAACGTGCGCAAAGACACGGCAAACGCTGGTGGGATGTACGAATACGGACAGCTCAGCTGCTCACATCAACGTTTCTAATGAATGCCTACCTGCCTCCAGGACGATCACATGGAGTTCTTTGGGCTAGCTAATGAATCCAATTCCATCGCCCCTGCGAAGAAAAGAGCTATCACTTTCGCTAAAAATTAGGCGCCAACTTTCGTCGCCCAGGACAGGCATGTCATTGGGCTACCTGCACCAAGATCCTCGTCGCGATCGCCATTCCCTCCGGACTGGCTTTGAGATCGAGCCTGAACAGCAGAAGCCAACTGTGGGCCGATCTTGCAATCTGAGGCTACATGCGTCATTTGGCTAATAACATTGTGCCCCCGGAACAGCCCTACTACGAAATTCGAAATTTGCCAGAGGTACGCCAGCAAGGGACTGCAAATTACCCGGTAcggaattttttttcatctcccAGGATATTTACTAGGTCTACCTATATCTAGTAAGTCCGCTGGATTGCTACAGGGCAGCAATTGGACGTGGATGCTTCGTGGACGTTCTCCAAGAGCTTCTAGCTGGATGCTCACGAAATGAGATGCCAAGCCGATGAACGCCTTTACCCCCAAGAGTCAAGCTAGCTAGGGCTTGCCTGGGGTTTCCCTTCAACGCAGCAAAATCAGTATCCATACGTACATTGTACAACCTGAAGTGCTATATTGATTCAATTTACAGTTTGCCCAAGGCAATAAGCGAATGCCCACTTCACCGTTGTGATGTACGCTTAGTACCAAGACATGTGGAAAAGATCGTCTCTTGCGTTGCTGGCCGCAGAGATATCGCCCTACGAGCTTTACCTGGTTTGGTGGAGTTGGAGACGCAGGCGCTGCAGCGAGTTCGCACGAACCTCCAAGATCCACAACAGTCATGTTCACAGGTGATATTCGTCGGGGGTCAAGACGTCTTGTCTGGCGCGTGGTGGTCCATTGCAATTAAACGTTGCCTCCCTGCCGCTGCGACAGATTCCGCTCTTCTGCGACAATATTTGTCATTCAGACCATGATGTGTGGTTTCGGCTGGAAGGGGCGCAATGTTGTGCTACTCGGGCTTACATAGCCCAAGGTGGCAGACCACGATGAGAATATGAGGCTGTAATAGTCTCTGTGCGCTCCGTATTCCATCACATTTCATTTACCGCGATCCAAAGATGGTGGGATGGTTTTGACCCTGATTGGATAGCCCAGGCCTCAGTTTTCTCATTCGTACGGAATAATTAACAGAGCGAATCTCTCGCACTGAGACCTACGCCGCCTGCAATTCGTTGATCGAGCTGCCTCCTCGACTCGTACGGTGAGCTTGGCGGCCAGGCTCTGACCCATCTGCCGGCTGGTTCCTGGAGCTGAATCATGTGCTACCCCAGGTTTGTGATATGTTCCATTGACCAGACCATCGGGTCTCGGGTTGTGATGTGTTGTCGAGCTATTAATTCATGGCGCCTCGAGGACGAATCCCGCTTGGCCGTTCAAGACAGCGGTGCCATCAGCTGAGAGTGTGTGTGTCCGCTCCTCTCCCTCGCTTACACGGCATGGACGAGACGAAGAGACAGGGTAGACAATACACGTCAATAATGACATTCTGCTTCAATTCAGTTCCACCTCGCGATAAGACAACACCATCGTGCTCATACTATCAAGGCTGATGGGCACAGCATCCATCCGCTGCTTCTGACGGCCCCCAATTATTACCCCGGACAACCATCGCTGCTTCGTCAGTGGCCAATAAAAGGGCCTGTCTTTTTCGGCTTAGACTGGCACACGCAATTTAGCCCCATCGCGCTTCAAGCCGAACCCCCGCGACTGGCGTCCAGACTCAACTTTGCTTCGTTTGAGTGCTGATAGTCGGGCTCAAGTGAGTAACCAACTAATTCATAGCAGCATGTTGTCGGCAGGAGTGCTGCTAGGTGGCCTGGCCAGCCTAGCGGTTGCGCAGTTCCCGCCAAAGCCAGAGGGCGTCACCGTGCTAAGGTCCAAATTCCACGAGAATGTCACCATTTCCTTCAAGGAGGTTTGTGGCCCATTCATTGTTTCCAGCTCCACCGGCTGCTTGTCTTGTTACTGACTGAAGTGAATGAATCAGCCGGGCATTTGCGAGACCACTCCAGGCGTCAAGTCGTATGCCGGCCACGTCCATCTTCCTCCGCGGCTCCTTGAAGATGCAGACGGCGAGCCTCAAAACTATCCCGTCAACACGTAAGTGCAAACTTACAAAAAAGTCTGGAATCAGTCCATTACTCACgccatcttcagcttcttttggTTCTTTGAGGCCCGCAAGAACCCTGATACTGCTCCCCTCGCCATCTGGCTCAATGGAGGGCCCGGGTCCTCGTCCATGCTCGGTCTGCTCATGGAAAACGGCCCTTGCTTTGTGAATGAAGATTCCAAGTCGACTGTGCTCAACCCGTGGAGTTGGAACAACGAGGTCAATATGCTGTACATTGACGAGCCCAACCAAGTTGGCTTTTCCTATGATATCCCCACCAACTGCACGGCCAATCTCTCAGACGGGGGCTTCAAGCTTGAGCCCGCCGACTTCTCCACTCAGATCCCCGACCTCAACTTTACCTCCATGGTTGGCACTTTCAGTAGCCAGAAGCCCACTCACACGACCAACAGCACTGCTCAGGCTGCCCACGCCTTGTGGCACTTTGCCCAGGCCTGGTTCTCCGAGTTTCCTCACTACAAGCCCAGCGACGATCGCATCAGCATCTGGGCCGAGAGCTACGGAGGCCACTACGGCCCGGGATTCATGCGCTTCTTTCAACAGCAAAACGAAAAGATTGCCGATGGCACGATTGAGGATGAGCACGCCCACTTCCTTCACCTGGATACACTCGGTATTGTCAACGGTTGGCTCGACTCTCTGATTCAAGAGGAGGCGTACATTGACTTTCCGTACAACAATGTGAGTTCTAACATGCAGAATaagcaaagaaaataagGTCATTCCTTTGTCACTTTGAAACACACTACTAATGGTTATTTCATTTCTCGCCCCAGACTTACGGCATCCAAGTCTTTAACCAGTCCATCTACGACGAATTAAAGCACAATTTCACAAAGCCAAAGGGCTGCAGAGACCAACTAAAGAGATGCCAGCAGAGCCTCAGTCTCTTTGACGTTGCGACCATCAACGACCAGCGAGTCAACTTTGTCGACCTCTGCGAGATGGACAGTTGGTGCGACGGTGCGGCTGTTGGTACCTACTTTGGCCTCGACAGTGGTTGGTTCGATATTAGCCATCCTCTCCGGGACCCCTTCCCGCCGAGCCATGTTTATGGTTATTTGACCGAGGAGGCCGTCTTGGGCGCCATTGGATCCCCAGTCAACTTTACCGCTACTTCGGCTGCTGTGAGCAGCAACTTTGCTAGCTCCCACGACGACCAGCATGGAGGATTCATAGATGCTGTGGGTTATCTGCTTGACCACGGCGTCAAGGTTCACATGATGTACGGTGACCGTGACTACGCATGCAACTGGATTGGTGGCGAAAAGGCGTCTCTGGCGGTCCCCTACTCTCACTCCAAAGACTTTGCGAACGCGGGTTATGCACCACTCTTGTCGGAGAAGGGCGTGTCTGGCCTGACTCGACAATATGGTAATTACAGCTTTTCCAGAGTGTTTCAAGCGGGCCACATGGTGCCATCGTATcagccagaagctgcttACGACATTTTTATGCGCGCTACGTTTAACCGCGATATCGCGACCGGACTGCTGCTAGTCAAGGACGATTTGTCAACGGATGGGCCCAGTGATACCTGGCATGTCAAGCATGAACCGCCCGAGAGGCCTACGCCCAAGTGCTACATCCTGGCACCTCAGAGCTGTGTGTCTGAGCTGTGGGAGAAGGTTGTGGCTGGTACTGCTCAGGTTAGGGAGTGGTTTGTCCTTGA
The sequence above is drawn from the Trichoderma breve strain T069 chromosome 5, whole genome shotgun sequence genome and encodes:
- a CDS encoding serine carboxypeptidase domain-containing protein; the protein is MLSAGVLLGGLASLAVAQFPPKPEGVTVLRSKFHENVTISFKEPGICETTPGVKSYAGHVHLPPRLLEDADGEPQNYPVNTFFWFFEARKNPDTAPLAIWLNGGPGSSSMLGLLMENGPCFVNEDSKSTVLNPWSWNNEVNMLYIDEPNQVGFSYDIPTNCTANLSDGGFKLEPADFSTQIPDLNFTSMAAHALWHFAQAWFSEFPHYKPSDDRISIWAESYGGHYGPGFMRFFQQQNEKIADGTIEDEHAHFLHLDTLGIVNGWLDSLIQEEAYIDFPYNNTYGIQVFNQSIYDELKHNFTKPKGCRDQLKRCQQSLSLFDVATINDQRVNFVDLCEMDSWCDGAAVGTYFGLDSGWFDISHPLRDPFPPSHVYGYLTEEAVLGAIGSPVNFTATSAAVSSNFASSHDDQHGGFIDAVGYLLDHGVKVHMMYGDRDYACNWIGGEKASLAVPYSHSKDFANAGYAPLLSEKGVSGLTRQYGNYSFSRVFQAGHMVPSYQPEAAYDIFMRATFNRDIATGLLLVKDDLSTDGPSDTWHVKHEPPERPTPKCYILAPQSCVSELWEKVVAGTAQVREWFVLEETEEEQVTDEL